The following proteins are co-located in the uncultured Draconibacterium sp. genome:
- a CDS encoding LysM peptidoglycan-binding domain-containing protein: MRILLATFVFSFFIFFTEQTFSQDLRKDEIVVVKGEKFISHQVRTGETIYSISKKYKVDQAVINIYNPSVSKGLSIGDVVKIPYTEGVTVLQDQVASKGAPDGFKTHKIESKQETPYFIAKQYGITVEELYEYNQRIRKYKKGIRVKIPFWNEVAVPAVVESKPSETAISNESFITHQVASGETLYGLSRRYKVSESAILVKNPEARNLKAGMTIYIPQSAVAVVEAQPVPVEKDVNGNYFEHIIESGQTMWGITRKYGVSEDELKRLNPILNTGFPAGAVIKIPVTEIEKTVAKPVNEAAFKKHLVEKGETLYGLSKTYDLSIADIKKYNPVLEQRNLVYGETILIPEQPDEVFVKIVENNKADSARLVEEFYKVELPVEVPQNCLPDRTGMFIDETYNVVLFLPLFLEANDTLNREDLVIDTMALFTDEEVEIAQDTTIEMEERKELFKQFYGGSENFVEFYEGVLLAIDSLRNDGVKIHLSVFDTQRNADSIRQYIVTNEFLASDLIIGPIYESVQNEVAQIAAKNRIPIVSPLASQSAITNHNANYYQVNPSREYLAEQTAELVAEEYYNSNFIVVKTKDYAGTPEGRLVELFREKFVNSGFMSDTRGVNFTIYDFENEGSFGLRRIMSKNKENVVYIPSSNEGELSVAISNVNNLADEFSITLIGTNRFPNYSSIQVDHYHNLKLKFIAPYWIDYTIPSTIDFIEKFKLNFGTEPSNFGAQGYDVTMYFINALTAFGNNFADCLPYLHLNQVQGNYHFEKMTRFGGYMNQGVSVISYTQDYKVKRTGIKGQPRLTAER, from the coding sequence ATGAGGATTTTGCTAGCCACATTTGTTTTCTCCTTTTTTATATTTTTTACTGAACAAACTTTTTCGCAGGATTTACGAAAAGACGAGATAGTTGTTGTTAAAGGTGAAAAATTTATTTCACATCAGGTGCGCACCGGAGAAACTATTTATTCTATTTCAAAAAAATACAAGGTCGATCAGGCCGTGATAAACATTTATAATCCTTCGGTTTCAAAAGGACTGAGTATTGGTGATGTTGTAAAAATTCCATACACAGAGGGAGTTACTGTTCTTCAGGATCAGGTTGCAAGCAAGGGAGCTCCCGATGGTTTTAAAACGCACAAAATCGAATCGAAACAAGAAACTCCTTATTTTATCGCAAAACAGTATGGAATTACTGTTGAAGAACTGTATGAATACAACCAGCGAATTCGAAAATACAAGAAGGGTATTCGGGTAAAAATACCCTTTTGGAATGAAGTTGCAGTGCCAGCAGTGGTCGAATCAAAACCTTCCGAAACCGCAATTTCAAATGAATCATTTATTACGCATCAGGTTGCTTCAGGCGAAACTCTTTACGGACTTTCCAGGAGATACAAAGTAAGTGAAAGTGCTATTCTTGTAAAAAATCCGGAAGCGCGGAATTTGAAAGCCGGAATGACGATTTATATTCCACAAAGCGCTGTAGCTGTTGTTGAAGCTCAACCTGTTCCGGTTGAGAAGGATGTAAATGGGAATTATTTTGAGCACATTATTGAGTCGGGGCAAACCATGTGGGGAATCACACGGAAATATGGTGTTTCTGAGGATGAACTAAAAAGGTTAAATCCAATTCTAAACACGGGATTCCCGGCAGGAGCGGTTATTAAAATTCCGGTCACCGAAATCGAAAAAACAGTTGCTAAACCGGTTAACGAAGCGGCATTTAAAAAACACCTGGTTGAAAAAGGTGAAACTTTGTACGGCCTTTCGAAAACATACGATTTAAGTATTGCTGACATAAAAAAATACAATCCGGTGCTTGAACAACGTAACCTGGTTTACGGAGAGACTATTCTTATTCCCGAGCAGCCGGATGAGGTTTTTGTGAAAATAGTGGAGAACAATAAAGCAGATTCGGCTCGTTTGGTGGAAGAGTTTTACAAGGTTGAACTTCCGGTTGAAGTGCCACAAAACTGTTTGCCCGATCGCACAGGAATGTTTATTGATGAAACGTACAACGTTGTTTTGTTCTTACCCTTGTTTTTAGAAGCAAACGATACCTTAAACCGTGAAGATTTAGTTATCGATACAATGGCGCTTTTTACCGATGAAGAGGTGGAGATTGCGCAAGACACTACCATTGAAATGGAAGAGCGAAAAGAACTGTTTAAGCAGTTTTATGGCGGAAGCGAAAATTTTGTGGAATTTTATGAGGGTGTACTTTTAGCCATTGATTCACTTAGAAATGATGGCGTAAAAATTCATTTAAGTGTTTTTGATACGCAACGTAATGCCGATTCTATCAGACAGTACATTGTAACCAACGAGTTTTTGGCAAGCGATTTAATTATTGGTCCTATCTACGAAAGTGTACAAAACGAGGTAGCTCAAATTGCAGCTAAAAACCGGATACCAATTGTGTCTCCACTGGCTTCGCAATCTGCAATAACCAACCACAACGCCAATTATTATCAGGTAAATCCATCGCGCGAGTACCTGGCAGAACAAACTGCCGAACTGGTTGCAGAGGAATATTACAACAGTAACTTTATTGTTGTAAAAACGAAAGATTATGCCGGTACTCCGGAAGGAAGATTGGTTGAATTGTTTCGGGAGAAGTTTGTAAACTCAGGTTTTATGAGTGATACCAGGGGAGTGAATTTTACCATTTACGATTTTGAAAATGAAGGCTCATTTGGTTTACGACGGATCATGTCGAAAAACAAAGAAAATGTGGTGTACATTCCATCATCAAACGAAGGCGAGTTGAGTGTAGCCATTTCTAACGTTAATAATTTGGCCGACGAATTTTCAATTACGCTGATCGGTACCAATCGTTTCCCAAATTATAGCAGTATTCAGGTCGATCATTATCACAACCTAAAACTAAAATTCATTGCGCCTTACTGGATCGATTACACAATTCCTTCGACCATTGATTTTATTGAAAAATTTAAATTGAATTTTGGCACCGAACCAAGTAATTTTGGTGCTCAGGGTTACGATGTTACCATGTATTTTATAAATGCATTAACTGCTTTTGGTAACAACTTTGCTGATTGTTTACCTTATTTGCATTTAAATCAGGTGCAAGGCAATTATCATTTTGAGAAAATGACACGTTTTGGAGGTTATATGAATCAGGGAGTGTCGGTAATTTCTTATACACAGGATTACAAAGTGAAGCGTACCGGAATTAAAGGGCAGCCTCGTTTAACTGCGGAAAGATAG
- the guaA gene encoding glutamine-hydrolyzing GMP synthase — MQEKILILDFGSQYTQLIGRKIRELNVYCEIHPYNHYPEIDESVKGVVLSGSPYSVRDTDAPRPDLSKIKGSLPVLGICYGAQYLAHFYGGEVAPSNTREYGRANLGFIDHDNILFKDISLHTQVWMSHGDTIVTLPKNYKVIASTEDVNFAAYKVDDEQTWAIQFHPEVYHTTEGKQLLENFVSEICKCDQNWTPDSFVESTVSGLKAQLGNDKVVLGLSGGVDSSVAGVLLNKAIGKNLTCIFVDNGLLRKNEFEEVLHSYKDMGLNVIGVDARQKFWNDLAGVTDPEQKRKIIGRNFIEVFDEEAHKIQDVKWLAQGTIYPDVIESVSVNGPSATIKSHHNVGGLPEKMNLKVVEPLKLLFKDEVRRVGKAMNIKQELLGRHPFPGPGLGIRILGDVTQEKVTMLQEADAIFIKGLKSWGLYNDVWQAGVMLLPVQSVGVMGDERTYENTVALRAVASTDGMTADWVHLPYDFLAKMSNEIINKVRGINRVVYDISSKPPATIEWE; from the coding sequence ATGCAGGAAAAGATTTTAATTCTTGATTTTGGTTCTCAGTACACCCAGTTAATTGGGAGGAAGATTCGTGAGTTGAATGTGTATTGTGAGATCCATCCATACAACCATTATCCGGAAATCGATGAGTCGGTAAAAGGAGTAGTACTTTCTGGAAGTCCTTATTCGGTGCGCGATACAGATGCACCACGACCAGACCTGTCGAAAATAAAAGGATCGCTTCCTGTTCTTGGAATTTGTTACGGAGCGCAATATTTAGCGCATTTTTACGGAGGTGAAGTTGCTCCTTCGAATACACGTGAGTATGGACGTGCTAATCTTGGTTTTATTGATCACGACAATATTCTGTTTAAAGATATTAGTTTGCATACACAAGTGTGGATGTCGCATGGAGATACGATTGTTACTTTGCCCAAAAATTACAAAGTAATTGCGTCAACTGAAGATGTAAACTTTGCAGCCTATAAAGTTGACGATGAACAGACCTGGGCCATTCAGTTTCATCCCGAAGTTTATCACACCACAGAAGGAAAACAGTTGTTGGAAAACTTTGTGTCGGAAATTTGTAAATGTGACCAAAACTGGACTCCTGACTCATTTGTAGAGAGTACTGTTAGCGGATTAAAAGCACAGTTGGGTAACGACAAAGTAGTGCTTGGTCTTTCGGGAGGAGTTGATTCATCGGTTGCCGGTGTTCTTTTAAACAAAGCAATTGGAAAAAATCTGACATGTATTTTTGTTGACAATGGACTGCTTCGTAAAAACGAGTTTGAAGAAGTTTTGCACTCATACAAAGACATGGGTTTAAATGTAATTGGAGTTGATGCTCGTCAGAAATTCTGGAATGATTTGGCCGGAGTAACAGATCCGGAACAAAAACGCAAAATAATTGGACGGAACTTTATTGAGGTTTTTGATGAAGAAGCGCACAAAATACAAGATGTAAAATGGTTGGCACAAGGAACCATTTACCCCGATGTAATTGAATCGGTATCGGTAAACGGACCATCAGCTACCATTAAATCGCACCACAACGTGGGTGGTCTTCCTGAAAAAATGAACCTAAAAGTTGTTGAGCCTTTGAAACTACTTTTTAAAGACGAAGTACGCCGGGTAGGTAAAGCAATGAACATTAAACAAGAACTTTTAGGTCGTCATCCGTTCCCTGGTCCTGGTCTTGGAATCAGAATATTGGGAGATGTTACACAGGAAAAAGTGACCATGCTTCAGGAGGCCGATGCGATATTTATTAAAGGTCTCAAAAGCTGGGGATTGTACAACGATGTATGGCAGGCAGGTGTAATGCTGCTGCCTGTTCAGTCGGTTGGTGTTATGGGCGATGAACGGACGTATGAAAATACCGTTGCTTTGCGCGCTGTTGCTTCTACAGATGGTATGACAGCAGACTGGGTACATCTTCCATATGACTTTTTAGCTAAGATGTCGAACGAAATTATAAACAAAGTACGTGGCATAAATCGTGTTGTGTACGATATTAGCTCAAAACCACCTGCAACAATTGAGTGGGAATAG
- a CDS encoding S41 family peptidase, producing MHNLVMKKTQKLGIYLILAILLVSSANFAVAQNQEAVQKNQLKFARLLRLVDSYYVDTANIDKLTEDAITNLLSELDPHSTYISKEEVDKMNEPLKGNFEGIGISFNIFKDTLLVTTTISGGPSEKVGLRAGDRIVEVDGKNIAGTGLKNSDVFDLLRGDKGTQVDLKILRKGMPELLDFSIIRDKIPIFSLDASYMLDESTGYIKLNKFSATTNDEFEAAMSELKQEGVKNLVLDLRGNGGGYLKTAIEIADQFLDDNKLVVYTSGTNDSKRDYKASGKGMFEAGNLVVLVDEGSASASEIVSGAIQDWDRGIIIGRRSFGKGLVQKPFFLTDGSMVRLTTAHYYTPSGRCIQKPYDEGVSEYRKEQYSRLENGEMFSADSVHFDESRKHKTLVNGRDVYGGGGVMPDIFIPMDTSHHYQYINKLRRKQITYNFVLDYVDKTGRI from the coding sequence ATGCATAATTTAGTAATGAAGAAAACTCAAAAACTTGGTATTTATCTGATTCTGGCAATTCTATTGGTTTCATCAGCAAATTTTGCTGTTGCTCAAAACCAGGAAGCTGTTCAAAAAAACCAACTGAAATTCGCACGTCTTTTACGCTTGGTTGACAGTTATTATGTTGATACAGCCAATATCGATAAACTGACGGAAGATGCGATTACGAACCTTTTGAGCGAATTAGATCCTCACTCTACTTATATTTCGAAAGAGGAAGTTGACAAAATGAATGAACCTTTAAAAGGCAACTTTGAAGGGATTGGAATTTCGTTTAATATTTTCAAAGATACACTACTGGTTACAACAACAATCTCGGGCGGCCCATCTGAAAAGGTAGGCTTAAGGGCAGGTGACAGAATTGTAGAAGTGGATGGTAAAAACATTGCAGGGACCGGATTAAAAAACTCCGATGTTTTTGATTTGTTACGAGGCGACAAAGGAACTCAGGTAGATTTAAAAATACTCCGCAAAGGAATGCCTGAATTATTGGACTTTTCAATCATTCGCGATAAAATACCGATTTTTAGTTTAGATGCTTCTTATATGCTTGATGAAAGTACCGGATACATTAAACTGAACAAATTCTCGGCAACAACAAACGATGAATTTGAAGCAGCCATGAGCGAACTAAAACAAGAAGGTGTTAAAAATCTTGTCTTGGATCTTCGTGGAAATGGCGGTGGCTATTTAAAAACGGCTATCGAAATTGCTGATCAGTTTTTAGACGATAATAAACTGGTGGTTTATACAAGTGGCACGAACGATTCGAAACGGGATTACAAAGCCAGTGGGAAAGGGATGTTTGAAGCAGGTAATTTGGTAGTTTTGGTTGATGAAGGTTCGGCGTCGGCTAGTGAAATTGTTTCGGGAGCCATTCAGGACTGGGATCGCGGAATTATCATTGGTCGTCGTTCTTTTGGTAAAGGATTGGTGCAAAAGCCTTTTTTCTTGACTGATGGTTCAATGGTTCGTTTAACAACTGCGCATTATTATACGCCAAGTGGACGATGCATTCAAAAACCCTATGACGAAGGTGTTAGTGAATACCGAAAAGAACAATATTCACGTCTGGAAAATGGTGAAATGTTTAGTGCTGACAGTGTTCATTTTGATGAATCGAGAAAGCACAAAACACTTGTAAATGGCCGCGATGTTTATGGAGGTGGTGGTGTTATGCCTGATATATTTATTCCCATGGATACTTCTCATCACTATCAATACATCAATAAACTACGCAGAAAACAAATTACCTATAATTTTGTGCTGGATTACGTTGATAAAACAGGACGGATATAA
- the pnuC gene encoding nicotinamide riboside transporter PnuC gives MTDFILEWLLNNKIELLGAILGIVYIVFSIRQNILTWPTGLVTSAIYVAVFFNARLYADMGLQVYYVAISIYGWYFWIKGKKPQNTTQVPVKNTPGLLWIKLTFVSVVLYTILLYILLNWTNSDVPYMDSLTTALSIVATWMLAKKYIEHWLLWIFIDAFSAGLYIYKGLWPTVVLFIIYTIMAVLGYIEWKKDLQHIRKEAI, from the coding sequence ATGACAGATTTTATTCTGGAATGGCTCTTAAACAACAAGATTGAGTTGTTGGGAGCCATTCTTGGTATAGTATACATTGTATTCTCCATTCGGCAAAATATTCTTACCTGGCCAACCGGATTAGTAACTTCGGCAATTTATGTAGCTGTATTCTTTAATGCCAGATTATATGCTGATATGGGATTACAAGTGTATTACGTTGCCATTAGTATTTATGGATGGTATTTTTGGATTAAAGGAAAAAAACCACAAAACACCACTCAGGTTCCTGTTAAGAATACTCCGGGACTACTTTGGATCAAACTAACTTTTGTATCAGTGGTTTTATACACCATTCTTTTATACATACTGTTAAACTGGACCAATTCCGATGTTCCTTATATGGATTCTTTAACTACGGCATTGAGTATTGTTGCAACCTGGATGCTTGCAAAAAAATATATAGAACACTGGCTTTTATGGATTTTTATCGATGCATTTTCTGCCGGATTATACATTTACAAAGGATTGTGGCCTACGGTTGTACTTTTTATAATTTATACTATTATGGCGGTGCTGGGTTATATCGAATGGAAAAAGGATTTGCAGCACATCAGAAAAGAAGCTATTTAA
- the epsC gene encoding serine O-acetyltransferase EpsC, with protein sequence MTTKEFDHKIKSTILKLSEPESYKQLCHEHRQGEPLPSIKNLTKVINLVREILFPGYFGNTTLRGGTTEHYMGVYIDELYDLLSEEVLAGMCFECEDESPNKVSNHTEKAKLIAVEFIEFLPEIRRILGTDVEATFLNDPAAKNFGEVIFSYPGIRAIMNYRVAHKLQQLEVPLIPRFIAEMAHSETGIDIHPRAQIGEQFTIDHGTGVVIGSTAIIGNNVKIYQGVTLGAKSFPLDDNGNPIKGIPRHPILEDDVVIYAGATILGRVTIGKGSVIGGNVWVTNSLPPNSRVVQKRPRDIPFIDGAGI encoded by the coding sequence ATGACAACAAAAGAATTTGATCATAAAATAAAAAGTACGATTCTAAAGCTTAGTGAGCCTGAATCGTATAAACAACTTTGTCATGAACATCGTCAGGGAGAACCTTTACCTTCGATAAAAAATTTAACTAAGGTTATTAATCTTGTTCGCGAAATTCTTTTTCCCGGTTATTTCGGAAATACCACTCTGCGTGGGGGTACAACTGAACATTACATGGGAGTTTACATCGATGAACTATATGATTTATTGAGCGAAGAGGTACTAGCCGGCATGTGCTTTGAATGTGAAGATGAATCGCCAAATAAGGTATCGAACCATACCGAAAAAGCGAAATTAATTGCGGTAGAATTTATCGAATTTCTTCCTGAAATAAGAAGAATATTAGGGACAGATGTTGAAGCAACGTTTTTGAATGATCCGGCTGCAAAAAACTTTGGCGAAGTAATTTTTAGTTATCCTGGAATCAGGGCGATTATGAATTATCGGGTGGCACACAAATTACAGCAACTTGAAGTTCCGTTGATTCCTCGTTTTATTGCCGAGATGGCACATAGCGAAACCGGTATTGATATTCATCCACGTGCTCAAATCGGTGAACAATTTACAATTGATCACGGAACAGGCGTGGTAATTGGTTCAACAGCAATTATTGGTAACAATGTAAAAATATATCAGGGGGTTACGCTTGGTGCCAAAAGTTTCCCTCTCGACGACAACGGTAATCCAATTAAAGGAATTCCACGCCACCCTATTCTGGAAGACGATGTAGTCATCTATGCAGGTGCTACCATTCTGGGCAGAGTAACTATTGGGAAAGGTTCTGTAATTGGAGGAAACGTTTGGGTTACAAACAGCCTTCCACCAAATTCTCGGGTAGTACAAAAGAGACCAAGAGATATTCCATTTATTGACGGCGCAGGTATTTAA
- a CDS encoding class I SAM-dependent RNA methyltransferase, translated as MKDHKLIAKTFSGLEDVLAKEVKRIGGQNVRRGNRAVFYEGDLELIYKSNYFLRSALRILKEVEHFQFKNVDQFYLKCKNVKWKNYFDLNQNFVINSTVINSREFRNSMFASLKVKDAIADYFRDNFGKRPNVDTENPDIIINVHIFQDNCTLSIDSSGESLHKRGYRVKQGEAPLNEVLAAGMIMLAGWYGNSDFLDPMCGSGTLAIEAAMIAQNIPPAKFRKEFAFQLWNDYDQLLWDKITEQKEKREFRHTIYASDISGSNLLNAQTNARRALVFNKIKFQVSDFNDLDLNLKNATIITNPPYGERLKEENLNGLYEMIGERFKHQYHGNTAWVLTSSMESLKYVGLKPAEKLDLFNGALKCKYNKYELFSGKKRE; from the coding sequence TTGAAAGATCACAAATTAATTGCAAAAACATTTTCAGGATTGGAAGATGTACTTGCCAAAGAAGTAAAAAGAATAGGTGGACAAAATGTACGACGAGGAAATCGTGCTGTATTTTATGAAGGAGATTTAGAGTTAATTTATAAATCAAACTATTTTTTACGCTCTGCTCTGCGGATATTAAAAGAAGTTGAACATTTCCAGTTTAAAAATGTCGATCAATTTTACTTAAAATGTAAAAATGTTAAGTGGAAAAATTATTTTGATTTAAATCAAAATTTCGTCATTAACAGCACGGTTATTAATTCACGTGAATTCAGAAATTCAATGTTTGCCTCTTTGAAAGTAAAAGATGCCATTGCCGATTATTTCCGTGACAATTTTGGAAAGCGCCCAAATGTGGATACCGAAAATCCGGATATTATTATAAACGTGCATATTTTTCAGGACAATTGCACATTATCCATTGACTCAAGCGGTGAATCGTTGCACAAAAGAGGCTACCGGGTAAAACAGGGTGAAGCGCCATTAAACGAAGTTTTAGCAGCAGGCATGATAATGCTGGCCGGCTGGTATGGAAATTCAGACTTTTTAGATCCGATGTGCGGATCGGGCACATTGGCTATTGAAGCAGCTATGATTGCCCAAAACATCCCGCCTGCAAAATTTAGAAAAGAATTCGCCTTTCAACTTTGGAACGATTACGATCAGCTTCTTTGGGATAAAATAACGGAACAAAAAGAGAAAAGGGAATTCAGACATACAATTTACGCTTCTGATATTTCGGGAAGTAATTTATTAAATGCCCAAACCAATGCACGACGAGCATTGGTATTTAATAAAATTAAATTCCAGGTATCTGATTTTAATGATTTGGATTTGAACTTAAAGAATGCAACAATTATTACAAATCCGCCTTATGGAGAACGATTAAAAGAAGAGAATCTGAACGGATTGTATGAAATGATTGGAGAACGTTTTAAACATCAATACCATGGCAACACTGCCTGGGTATTAACTTCATCGATGGAAAGCTTAAAATACGTAGGATTAAAGCCGGCTGAGAAATTAGATCTGTTTAACGGAGCATTAAAATGTAAATACAATAAATACGAACTTTTTAGTGGTAAAAAGCGGGAATAA
- a CDS encoding CHAT domain-containing tetratricopeptide repeat protein: MLKFWRLSALIILVLSPLFNWGQELDTTAYKARIRELYFNGMELDQEGKSVEALDTFLLYLDYRKKIYGEKHYLLGSPYLMIGIAYKNLGQLDMAMENYRMAEKFYLLREPSSIALARLYRNIGNVYRAKLDYTNALNYFERALNIFLSQSPIDPIDVADANYAIAEIYYVMNDFDKSIQILSENITKGDKLNQIYYNELLAITYQKLEDNAEALFHYEKSLSLAKEYYEPTAIDLAIVYMRYAEFLLSIGHFEECFKDLEKAKKILNEVQPFRGKELSMYYEITGRIYQEVTIESQNIKRFKAQKKENLIKAIDYYTKGLNALSSSKNEIKTPSIRIEDCLSFIDCLALLKQIGDAFYDLALIDKVERSEFYKTNLINALDYYQSTSRMMQQTRREISSDESKIKLAELAYSTFSKTIETAYLAFEITGEQVYVELAFNNSEQLKSSAVFDKLSNDLAQENSLIPDSLLQYEKKLNGIISVYNQKIFEENNTENIDSVLIQDYEKKIFDASRERDELNRLLEVEYPDYYDLKYSNSMFSISDIQKKMKKDDVIFEYVFINSEADQKGNILNSELFTFMIGKNKSIFHKSSISSEIEISLDNFYNFMSTPNYIFTTNTESKQFCVSSHKLYKLLIAPFENELQNKNLLIIPDGKLNYISFDGLLQSLPDTSEMINFSHLDYLIKDYNLNYANSANILFKSTINSKNISNSTLAFAPEYQSETFELSDASYTLLPLPGVQKEVDAIAKSIKTKIFRGKNATEENFRKYCDQYDILHLAMHAYINDSLPAFSRLAFTPESNKGSLSEDGWLNTTDIYNLELNARLAVLSACNTGIGRLKKGEGMMSLARGFLYAGCPAVVMSLWEVEDESGTEIMSTFYSNLKKGKTKDEALRLAKLEYLENSNSRMAHPHYWMSFRCIGDNSSIYTSYDVYFFALLILLILAFTIDQTIRIQKVRHNKK; the protein is encoded by the coding sequence ATGCTCAAATTTTGGAGATTAAGCGCTTTAATAATTTTGGTTTTGTCGCCACTGTTTAACTGGGGGCAAGAGCTAGACACAACTGCCTACAAAGCAAGGATTAGAGAATTATATTTTAATGGGATGGAGCTAGATCAGGAGGGTAAAAGTGTTGAGGCTTTGGATACTTTTCTATTATATTTAGATTACCGAAAAAAGATATATGGCGAAAAACATTATTTACTGGGCTCACCCTACTTAATGATTGGTATTGCTTATAAAAATCTGGGACAGCTTGACATGGCAATGGAAAACTACAGAATGGCTGAAAAATTCTATCTCCTTAGAGAGCCAAGTAGCATTGCTCTAGCTAGGCTATACAGAAATATAGGAAATGTTTATCGAGCAAAATTGGATTACACAAACGCCTTAAATTATTTTGAACGAGCACTAAATATTTTTTTAAGTCAAAGCCCCATAGATCCTATTGACGTTGCAGATGCTAACTATGCAATTGCAGAGATTTATTATGTTATGAATGATTTTGATAAATCAATTCAAATTTTATCAGAGAACATTACAAAAGGAGATAAGTTAAATCAGATTTACTATAATGAGCTACTTGCAATTACATACCAAAAATTAGAAGATAATGCTGAGGCTTTATTCCATTATGAAAAAAGTTTAAGTCTTGCTAAAGAATATTATGAGCCTACAGCAATTGATTTAGCAATTGTATATATGAGATATGCGGAATTTCTTTTATCCATTGGTCATTTTGAAGAATGTTTTAAAGATTTAGAAAAAGCCAAAAAGATACTAAATGAAGTACAACCATTTAGAGGGAAAGAATTATCGATGTATTATGAGATAACAGGACGTATCTATCAGGAAGTAACAATTGAATCCCAAAACATTAAAAGGTTCAAAGCACAAAAAAAAGAGAACTTAATTAAAGCAATTGACTACTATACTAAAGGATTAAACGCATTAAGCTCTTCAAAAAACGAAATTAAAACTCCTTCAATAAGAATTGAAGATTGTCTTTCGTTTATTGATTGTTTAGCTTTATTAAAACAAATTGGCGATGCATTTTATGATTTGGCATTGATTGACAAAGTGGAACGAAGTGAATTCTATAAAACTAATCTAATCAATGCTTTGGATTATTATCAGTCTACTAGTCGCATGATGCAACAAACGCGTCGCGAAATTTCCAGTGATGAAAGTAAAATTAAGTTGGCAGAATTGGCTTATTCAACTTTTTCAAAAACCATAGAAACCGCATACCTTGCCTTTGAAATTACCGGAGAGCAAGTATATGTTGAACTTGCCTTCAACAACTCGGAACAATTGAAAAGTAGCGCAGTCTTTGATAAATTATCAAACGATCTGGCTCAGGAAAATAGTCTTATCCCGGATAGTTTGCTCCAATACGAAAAAAAGTTAAATGGTATTATTTCTGTCTACAACCAAAAAATATTTGAAGAAAACAATACCGAGAATATTGACAGTGTATTGATACAAGATTACGAAAAGAAAATATTTGATGCATCAAGGGAACGTGATGAGCTAAATCGATTGCTGGAAGTTGAATACCCGGACTACTATGATCTAAAATATTCAAATTCAATGTTTTCGATATCGGATATACAAAAGAAAATGAAAAAAGACGATGTGATTTTTGAATATGTCTTTATTAATTCCGAAGCAGATCAAAAAGGAAATATTCTAAATTCTGAATTATTTACTTTTATGATCGGTAAAAACAAAAGTATCTTTCACAAGAGTTCTATAAGTTCGGAGATTGAAATTTCGTTGGACAATTTTTATAATTTTATGTCTACCCCTAACTATATCTTTACAACAAATACTGAATCAAAACAATTTTGTGTTTCTTCTCATAAATTATATAAGTTGCTAATCGCGCCTTTTGAAAATGAATTGCAAAATAAAAATCTTCTAATTATTCCTGATGGGAAGCTAAACTATATTTCGTTTGATGGTTTATTACAGAGTCTGCCGGACACAAGCGAGATGATCAATTTTTCACATTTGGATTATCTGATTAAAGATTACAATCTCAACTATGCAAATTCTGCAAATATTTTATTTAAAAGCACAATTAACTCCAAAAATATATCAAATTCGACATTGGCATTTGCTCCGGAATACCAGTCTGAAACATTTGAATTGTCGGATGCAAGCTACACTTTATTGCCTTTGCCTGGTGTGCAGAAGGAGGTTGACGCTATTGCCAAGTCAATCAAAACAAAAATATTTAGAGGCAAGAATGCAACGGAAGAAAATTTCAGGAAATATTGCGATCAATACGATATTTTACATTTGGCGATGCATGCCTATATAAATGATTCTTTGCCAGCCTTCTCTCGTCTCGCTTTCACACCAGAATCAAATAAAGGATCATTGTCTGAGGATGGCTGGTTGAATACAACTGATATTTACAACCTCGAACTCAATGCCAGGCTAGCGGTGCTAAGTGCATGTAATACAGGTATTGGCAGATTAAAAAAAGGCGAAGGGATGATGAGTTTGGCTCGTGGCTTCTTATATGCAGGTTGCCCGGCTGTGGTCATGTCTTTGTGGGAAGTTGAAGATGAATCGGGTACTGAGATAATGAGTACTTTTTATAGCAACCTCAAAAAAGGTAAAACAAAAGATGAAGCGTTGCGATTGGCAAAATTAGAATATTTGGAAAATTCAAATTCACGAATGGCACATCCCCACTATTGGATGAGTTTTAGATGCATCGGTGATAATTCTTCAATATATACAAGTTATGATGTGTACTTTTTTGCACTTCTTATTTTACTAATACTTGCATTTACAATTGATCAAACCATTCGTATTCAAAAAGTTCGTCACAATAAAAAATAA